TACTTCTTCCTTGGTTACGATGCCTTCTTTAACAGGGAGATTGCAAGAAAGTGGAAACGCTTTCTAGGTCTATCACTTGTACAGAAACGTAGCGCTtggtttgtttttgttataaaaaaaatcttcaaacTTGGACATAGatatttacttgtttattttattaagattatattttagGAGTCGTTGTCACTTTTGATTCTATGAGAAATTAGAAGAATCTCAGCTCGATACTTTCACAGTTACGCTTTTGTTCTGTTGCAGAGGTACTTTTGACAGACAGGACAGCGTTCGTTCCGATTATATGTCCGACAGAGATGGTAGATATGGAATCGTTCAACAAGCATCCTTGGAGAGTACGGACTCGAGGCTTTGTTACTTGACGTCTTCGGAGGTGAGTTATCCAAGTAGCTGTTGACCTTATCGTGTCGATATATCAAGATTCCTCTGAAGTACCTCATCGATGTCGTTGTATCGAATGTTTGACATGAGTACCGTGTCTCTATAGGGGCGTTAGAGAGGGCGAGAAGAGAATCACGTTTTAAAAAGGACATCGGCCAATCTCGTCAACCGactatctcttttattcttttcccttctttttctttttttgtttataactCAAATGTTTTTTCCTAAATATAACCGTGAAACATAACGTAGTACGGGATAGTTTGTGAAAAAAACGtgaaattatgaaagaagCGAGAGATGTTGGATTTTTTTtggtgatttctttttttcttttcccttctaatTTTAATGTAGGCACGAGCGAAATATTTAAACTCGGATAAGCATTCATACCGCGACGAAAAGAAGACTTAAAACGCACAATTTTACCGACACTATCAcatctactctctctctctctctttctctttagcttcttcttcttcgacttcATATAAACCGGCAAGcgcgagaaaaagagcgacTCGAAGCAACCGTGGCGCGACGTGGAGGCATTAGTTTTAAAGACTCTTTGAAGTGATCTCTCCCTGCTGCTTGTTTTAAACATCCATTTGCGATTTAAAGCCTTGTAACAGTACGACATTTTCTCGGGCGGTTTGCATCAATGAGCCGCGACagcgactacgacgacgaacgTTTACGCTTGAAAAAGCAAgcgtcatttttatttctgggATTCCAAGATATACGAGAATTATTCGATACGTTTTTACTCTTCATAAGGATAAATCATTTCGTAAATTCCTCCGTTTATGATTTTCGATGTACGTACATCATCCGTTCGGACTTTAAACAAATCCGgcgtatttaaattaattacacatGAGCCAATTTATTGCCAGCAAGTTTACGgaaatacgtacatagattTCGTGTCGTGTACATTGATTTATTTAGTAATTATTGGATAAACATTATACGATAATTAGTAGATTAGTGCagttatttattgatattgcATCCAGTTTTTCATTATGAGTGAGTTCGATAATTCAGGATATCGAGGAACTAAAATTTTGCTAATTTATCGCTCACGAGAATTCGTgtgaaacgatattttttctctcgttaagATCATCgttgaaagagaataatagaaattggATAGATCGATAATGCTATTATTCGTACTTACAGCATTGGCCCGAATAGAAAAAGGGATATGTGTGTCAGCATCGCGTAcgtttgttttatcttttactctctttgtctctctctctctctctctctctctctctctctttctgatcCGCATCGCGTGGGAGGGTAAACGCATACACCTGTAGACATCTTTCTTGCGGGAACATCGATGAGAATAGGCGAGTGCACGAGAGCGTGGAAAGAGTGCATTGCACACGCGGTGCAACGcgctttcctcttttctctctctttctcttttttgttgacATATGTTTGATGATGATGCTCGCATACATATATCCGAGAAACATCGATAACCCGCTGACTTTGTTTCTCGTCTGCGACTCGTTTGAATCCGTCGTCAACCGCAACCCCTTTGACTGCAAGCATTGCTCTGTTTCCCGTTGCTTCCTATGTGGTTATATGCATATAACGTGTATCTTTTTGTGTAAAATATCCGTAGGCATCAAATATTTGcagatatatacttatgtacgcgtaggtatatatgtttttGCGTGTTGTTTTAACGCCATTTCACAAGAGACCAAAAGGCGGTCTCTTACAACAGGTGCATGCGCAAACGTATCATCCgttctttcatcattttttcctATAGTTTTTCTCTTGCTCGGTGATAATACCGATAAATGTGATAAAAGTCAGGTCGCGGTTTAAATCTCCGCATATAGTTTAAGCGACGATAAATAGAGGGGAAAAAGTTTCACGCGTTTGAAAAGGTTTCCTTCAATTAACGCGCTGTATCCTTAGAAAGGTCTACGGGCAacgtttctatcgttttcAAAGTAGCGAAATGTCAcgacatatattttctaacgttagctaaaagattatataatttacgaaGCGTATAATCGATTGAGTTAACCCCCTTGATCGAAGCATGAGACGGAACGTCTATTCGAGACCTAATGCGCACACTCCCATACACGCAGATGGACGCGCGTGCTCGTGCAAcgcatagaaaaatattccgCGATCTTTGCGAGAGGTTACGAAAGCAATCGCTACCCTTTCATATTTCGCAATTAATCGACGAAATGCTTATTCTCTTGGCCGATCAATAAAGCAAACCGATGACGAGTGCTTTCGTCCGCGATTCGAACGCGATTCTCCCGCTCTTTCCCGGACCACTCGGTATCCTACAGTGgcatcgattaaaattttgtcGCAAAGCACAAACATCCGTCCGTATccatacacacatagatatgtacgtatatggcGTACTCTAAATGGGGCGATGCGCGCGCTATATCCAATCGAGGAAGGACACGCGATATATTTCGTTGGCATTTCGACGTCCGTATTCGGGATCTACGTCGAATTTTAGGAGAAGGATTCACTACGTTGTCCTTTTGTTATGTTCATACATTTGTGGAAGAATCGTGCCGCATTTTCCAAGTCCCCGCAGTGGAAGCGCATCCGTCGTTCCTAGTCGAGCACTTTCCAAACACGCTTTCTCTCCATCCCCTCCCCTCTTTCGCTCTTCCTAGCAAAGGAATAggaagagggtgagagagagagagatagagagatggtACGATTGCGcgttagagagagaaggagtaaagagaaagagaaagagaaagaaagagagagagagagagagggggagagacagagagagagagagagagagagagagagagagagagaggaatagaagGGGTTGGTTTTTCCTACTCCCACCACAATCCCTACTACCGTGGCTCCTGTTCCGCCTCTTCCTTCCCCTCGACACCTCGTTTACCCTCCAGAAGGAGCGAGGTATTGATTCCCCTCGCGGTAGCAGCTTCTCTACCCTGTTCTCCGGCGGTAGTCCGAAGCTGAGCACGTTCGCGACCGCTGCAGACTCGCTCGAGGAAGCGACTCGCGCGCTCAGCatcctctctatctatccatctccctctctttctctctctctctctctctctctctctttcctcgaagcgcacacacacgtacacgtacacacacacaaacgcacacgaacacacacacacacatacacacgcgcacgAAAACACTGGAACGCAGCCTCGTTCGTCCGAAGCTTCCCTCAGTCAGGATCTCTCCTTCGTCGTTCCCGTAAGAGGAGAGCACTTAAGCGAGCATAGTCGTTTTTACGAGCGAGCCCGAAACATCCGTTCACCGGTGTCGTCAATTGCTAGAAGGTGTCATCCGGTGTTCACCGCCGGGTTCTCCACGGAGGACCGCCAAGTCCACCGGAGGAGCATATCCGGCGGAAATTGCCGTCCTTTTTATCATCAAGATGGAAGAAAGGGGATATCTGCAACGAATTTATCCGCGAATCTTctatcgacgatcgatcttACGATAGATGACGAAATATATACGCATCTATCTCGTTCGTTCCAACTCGTAACAGTTTGCGGTGATCCACGATCTAGATTTCGTCGAAGGGTCGATCCATCGTTCGTTGTGCACTTAATAGGTGAAGGATGTGCAGCTGTTGCTTCGTCTCGTCGCGTAACTTTGTCGATGACTCGCTTTTGCTTTCGATACATTAATTGTTGAAATTCGAAGCTCGTGTGGAATGTTTAAAACTGAACGTACAACGTAGAAACTTTTGCTCCGTGCTCGAGGAGCTTGTTTGCGCGCACGGTGTGTGTTTAACGTACCTGGATATATTCTTCATCTTGCATTACATTCGTCTCCCTTATACTTCTATCCACTTGCCTTAGAAATCGGTGATGTTTTTATCGTCGAGTATGAAACTTTTTCGTCAGAAGAGAACAGACGAAAAGTCCGTGTTAACCGGGGAGATCTGATTTATTCTCAAGGAATCGTCGGTTTTGTGATAGAACTGCTGGTAGAAGAGAACGCGGTGTAAGATCGTTACGATAGTTCGtcgagagaagagggagaggaaggaaggaaaggaaaggaagggaaagtTCGTCGGGCGAAGGGTATACTCGCGTGATCGATCAGCAGAAATTATTTCTCGTGATAACgagaatttattatctaagtatacgtatatgtatattcaaatAGATCAAAagggaggagaaaagagaaaagagaaaaaatacaaaacaaagaaagaaacgtgatATCGCGAAAGACGCAACATACCTATTTTTATACGGAGAAATTCGTTTCTATGTGTGTATTGCACAAAATATTCTGTATACTTACTTTTAAGAGCGTTAAAAGAACGTTTTGCGTCATTGCGAGCAGCCATAAAGGCTGATAAGCAAGTTTGGCTCGTTGACAGAAAAGGCTGCAGCGACTAAGCGATACACCGATGATCTTCGAGgacaaacgaaagagaaagagatcggtTTGATAAAGTTAGTTGAAGTTAGAGTCGACGAGAAAGCCTTTTGGGCGAATCGACGGTGATAAGTACGGTGACGAGGACCGTTTTGTCTTTAAAAGGTTCTCCGTACGAGTACCTTCGaggaaatatagaatatatatctatatattcatacatacacacaaatacacacacgcacgcacacacacgcgcacacgcacacgcacacgcacacacgtaagtacgtacgtagatacatatacgttGCACGATTACATTAAAGGATAGATCAATAGCGTAGcgagtttagaaaaaaagagtgcaAAAAAGATCTGCCTTATTCGATATGATCTTTTAATTCGAGGATGATGAAACCGACCGTAAAATACATCGACGACGATGTATGATCAAATTTTTTGAGACATCGATGCTAACGGAGTGATCAAATCGCAAAGAGATACGAAACGTGTGATATTTAGTTCGATCAATATCGTAACATGTTCCGCGCGTACAGactattcgttttttattttacttctacCATAGTGATCGGCATGTTAAGATCGATCGCGACAAAAATCGAACCCTTGGTAATGACTTTAGTCCAGCAGATCGTCGAATTATACGACAAGGATCGAGAATTTTATGCTTCGTAGACGTTATGTCACGAATCGGTGTGTCTTTTTGCTTGAGGAGATAAAGCAAAGGGTGATTCAAGAAGAGGTAGAGTACAAAAGTCCTTGTTACTTGGTACGAGTAATACTCGCTAACATCGAGCTTAAAAGGAAAGTTAGTCTGCTGCAGCGGGCATATTTTGCGAGCGAAACACCGCCGTTTCCTCTACCGTCCAAAAGACAATAAAATGGAAGAGGAAGGCTTCATTTCGGATGGAAGAACGAGAACCTTAGAGTCCATTCATCAGACGACCCAGGAATTATTCGTGAAAAACCGCACGTTTGAGCGGCCTTCTTAAGATCCATCCAGCCCAAAAaagctctctttcttcgtccaaTCAAAGCATCGACAGAACGACGAATAATGGTAGAGCCGAGATGGGCGATCAAATGTATGAATAGTACCCTGGATCTGTTGAGTTTGAGTAGTAGCTATACGGATCTGAAGACGTTATATAAGCAACAGTCGAAGAAATATTACTGCCTTTGTCGTCGTCACACGATCAgcgtaatatcgataaatgaGTGGAAGAAATTGTATTGGTTCAATTGCAAGAACGTCCGGGAGAAGGTCAATTACGGTCTTGGCGAAGGTTATTATCACAAACTTCTCAGAATAATTAACGGCGCGTTAAATACTTGGGCGCAATATTATATCGACGGTCTGAGTGTTGCCCGTAGGGATATCATGTTCAAGATAAACGGCACCGCGAAGAAAAACATGAAGCTCTTGAAGGAGGGATGCTACTGTCATTACCATCCGCACATTACGGCGGATGCGTGCAACGCCGACTTTCTCAAAAAAGTCGTAAGTTTCTGGGCCACCGTGAGCCCTGGAAGAATACGCGATAAACTACGCGAAAGACTAACTACAACTTACACCATTAAAAAGGTAGAGACGTGAGTCCCCGCGAAAtgatcttttattctttcggatatgtttttatctttcgctctctccctccctctagctcttccttctatcttatttctattctttcgcCCTATTTTCGTTCCCATTTTTCAGCATCTTTCTACGCCCCTCACTCCCAATTCCTCTTGAAAATTGTATCCGATGCGGAACACGACGAGCAATCTTGGAAGCATGTTTGGAAGTACATTCCTATCAGATATCTCGCGCAACATTATCGAAATTAGGAATTCCCTGTTGTACAAGTTTTGCACGCTCGAACGATCAACCATTCGTGTTATCGATGCACAGGGCACATCCCTGGAGCAGTGCCACGATACCCACCTAGATTTTATTTTGCTCTACCAAAGCGTTCTTTCGTATAAACTTCATTCCCCACTCGAGTCTCTCGTTTAAATTTCCTTCTTACAATTTTCTAAatgttaagaaaagaaaagcgatgATTGTCTACCTATTTAAAGAATGTTCTCACACGTTACATCAATACACTTATACACCGAAATTTGTACGATTTGTAAATCCTATCTGCCAAAGGTTTTAGCGTTTCCTCGAATGGACAAgatttcttccttatttttagATGTCGGATGACGATAGAATGTCTCTTACGACTGCAGtcagcgacgacgacgatggtgaAAGCGTCATAAATTCGCCCTATCGAGGAAAACAAACTGGAACTGCTGCGGCTTCGTTCAATTGCACCGGTGCTGTTAGGAAAGCAgggtaaaaaaatattattttgatatcacAGTTTGTTATCCGCATGGAACTGagaacgtatacgtatgttccgtactatttttatacgtaaaaataaattaatatcacttGTCGAATTTCGATATGTTACGATTTAAGAATAATTCCAGTCGAGCCTACGCATGTCGTTCCGAGTCCATGGGAATCTATGTCGCTCGTACGTACAACGATTTCGAAAAAGCACTTAAACTTCGTCGATCCGCAGTTTCCTCAGCGTGAAGAAATGGTTGTTACGTAAGAAGCATCAAATTGAGCTTGCAAGGAAAAGAGGCTGGAAGGGTTACTGGGTCTGTCTGAAAGGGACCACGCTTCTTTTCTACCCTTGCGATTCGCAAGAAAGTAGAGCCATGGAAGCGGCACCTAAGCATTTAATTATCGTCGATGGTGCTATTATGCAGCCAATTCCGGAGCACCCGAAGAGGGACTACATATTTTGCCTGAGCACCGCTTTCGGCGATGCTTATCTTTTTCAGGtgacgagaataaaaaaagaaagaaaaaaggaaaagcgttcgttcgttcgtttgcggCGCATAATTCCTTCTTTCTAAAACGGCTCctcgagaggaaaaaaatgcgTCTTATTTGATTTGCAGGCGCCGTGTCAAGTAGAACTCGAAAACTGGGTGAATAGCATACATTCTGCCTGTGCAGCCGCATTCGCTCGTCATCGTGGTAAGACCGGGACTTTACATCTTCTTCAGGAGGAGATCTTTCGTTTGGAGAAGGCGATAGAATCGGTAGggccaatttcttttttcgtcacGTTCGTCGGTTCGACTCGCGCTTCTCGCGAAATTTAGTTTAATACCCTTTATCTAGGATCACAAGATGAAACACATGGCCGATCTTCAGCAATCCGTCGTGTCCGACGTCGAGACGAAGCAGCAGATCAACAATCAAATAGTACAGTGGGAAGAAAATCTGGAACGCCTTCATTGCGAGCAATTCCGTTTAAGATGTTATATGGCCAGTTTGCAGAGCGGGGAATTACCTAATCCGAAGGTTAGTAACTATAATAGTGAGAAAGTCGATTTTGTTCGTATTTTTCATACGATTTATGGTCGCACGAGGGAAGAAACTTTTGCAGAAGAACATTTCGATTTACTCTGGTTCGGTAAACGCGATGCGCGTAGCCATATCGACCGAACGTAAATAGAACATGTAGGAATTGCAGCTGTGTAATTTCCAATAAAttaacgtcgtcgtcgaagtTAAGAGGCACGCTGAGCGTAAATTCCAGCTCGTCTTAAAAACAATTGCTttaatctatctctctctctctctctctctctctctctctctctctctctctctctctttctctctatctttctctttcataacAGAGTCTACTGACACACGTATCTCGCGCGACGAAGCAGACGTTGAACAAATTGGGTGTCTTCACCGTGTCGTCCTTCCATGCATTCATTTGCGCACGAAGTCCCTCATTATTGAACAATTTGTTAGCCGGCCGTGGCGCTACCAAGAGAAGACCACCACTTTTATCTAGGTCGAACAGCGGATCTAGCCGAAGGTCACTCCAAATATCCTCtagagacgaagagaagacTGTAAAGGTGTCCGTGCCGGATAATCAGgtaattattcttaattctCGGGCCCGTGGTATGTCAAAATCGTGACTATGTGTCATCCTGACGTTTGCGTCTTCGATTTCTAGCTCGTTTCGGTTTTTCTACGCGATGCTATGACGGTAGAAGAATTTTTAGCGAGCGCTTGTAACAGGAAGAATCTCAATCCGATGGAGCACTTCGTGCGGGTGAAGAAACGACGTGACATGGAGGACCATAATTATTTTGTACCGCATAGAACCGATCTGATCGAAACTTACGTAAGTTGCACGATATGGAGGGAACTTTTTCGAAGGTACGAGAAAATTATCTTGGAAATTAAACGTTTCCCTCGTCGTTGCTTCAGTTGCATACGCACGAGATCGTTGAGGTCTGCGCAAAGATCTTGTATCAGGTGGAATTGCAAAGAAACACTTTGGAACAAATGTGGGGCTTCTCCGTGGAGGCCGAACTCATCGAAAATTCTGATCGACAGGACGAGCTTTGCTGCTACGTTAGCAGAGTCGAAGATAAAAGTGTGGCCATGCAGAACGGTGAGTCTCGATTTACTATCACGACGAACCTAAGTTTTAAAGGTCACGTTCGGGAATGCGGGAGTGTGAGAAACGAccttaacgatattattttaatcgtgCCAAGTGGCAGCGCGTATATCGATGTCATTGAGAAAGACCGATTCGTCACGCTTTACTGCACATTTGAACAAAGTTATCGGAATACGCTTTGACATACAAGCTCTTGTAGTGCTTATTTATTCTTCACGGTCTTCTTTTAACGGCCCATGGTAAAATGGAATGACACATTCCCTAAGTATGTTTCTTCCTGCGTCTATCTTCGTCCTCTCGCTTTATCTTTCGCATCATTCGATAACGTAATACTTTCAGGCATTATTAAGGGCGATGAGATCATGGTGATCAACGGTGCGATAGTAAGTGACTTGGATATGATGTATTTGGAAAGCGTTCTTCAAGAAGAAGTCGGTCTCTGTATGATGATGAGATCCTCGAGAACCGAACCACCGGATCTTACCGGAATCATGAGAGTCACCGATGACATCATCGAAAGTCTGGTTTGTCCTCCTCCACCTTCCGATCCGCCAGTCATAAGCGAGGAAATGATATCCGGCCTGATAGTACCAGCTCCCGGATGGAGTGAGtcttgttaattttatatcgtctCTATTATACCTAGGTGTCCTCATGCATTGCAGGACACTCTTTCCATACTTCTCGAGGCCTTTCGTTCTTCACTCTGTAACGATCTCATTAGTTCAGAGTCTAATGAAGCGACGATAATCCTTTGACCGTcaacagagaaaaaatagaacgcGGGGACGGCTGGGCCTTGATTcgagatcgataaaattatatcttccCTCTCCGGACTTTTTTCGTCGCATTTCCATATTGCGGATGAATCTTTAAAATAGAACTTACGTGCAAAAACATTATAATGCGCAACGGAACATAAGAAATGCGATCTTGACGCACCGGACGTTTCGACTTGATAACATGTTCGATTGATTTACATCGATTATCCAATTTTTTATGAAGCTATtatatcgagaaatattttactttccaTCTTCAAGCTTTTTCGAAGAATCCCCATTCGAGCTATTCCCCAAACGATCCCAGTCCATACAGGTATCCGTATCGATTTTCCAGGCAAAGAAAGTCTCATGCAAGAGTGTACGACGACCTCGCACATAGAAAATGGTAAGCAAACGTCAAGAACGAATTCTTTCgagattgaaaatttattaaaaacggCGGAACAAGTAACGGGTATTTGCCGATCGCCCGGTGAGACCAGGAAGTCGAGTCCCACCGGAAGCGTCGTGAGTTCTCATTCGCAAGCGTTAACACCAAGTAGACAGCTGAGCGACGCTGAAAAACTAAAGAAAGTGATATTAGAACTGATCGAGACTGAACGAACTTATGTAAAGGTACGATTAAAATAGATTGGAAAAACCGAGTCGGAGCGTCGATCTTTAATCTTGCATCTTTAATCGATAACATCTCGTGTTGCagaatttaaacaatttgCTGGAAAACTATTTAGAGCCCCTTAAACGCGAGACCTTCCTATCGAATGCCGAGATAAATGCACTTTTTGGAAATATTCAGGAGATAGTCACGTTTCAACGACAGTTCCTGCAAAATCTTGATCACGCAATTGAGATGGAGGCGGACTTTAACAGCTTTGATCATCCTAGTCAATTTAAGGTAAACGAGAGATCGTATGATCGCTAATCGACTCACCAtgattttcaatcgtttctcTTATTACAGGGTGTTCTGTTTTCCATTGGAAGTGCCTTCTTATATTACGTAAATCACTTCAAGCTGTACAGCTCGTTTTGCGCCAGCCATTCGAAGGCCCAAAAAGTTTTACATCCAAGTGAGTAATCGTAAAATCTATGGAGTAAGATCTATGAGTTTCATGACTATAAACTCACCGAACCGTTCAATGATTTCATATAGACGAAGGAAATCAAGCTTTACAAGAGTTTCTGCAAGCGAGAAATCCGCGTCAGCAGCACTCGTCGACATTGGAATCGTACTTGATAAAACCCATTCAAAGAATACTCAAGTATCCGTTGCTTTTGCAACAACTTAGAAATCTCACAGACGAGCGAAGCGAAGAGCATCAACATTTGATAGGTAATAGACGCGGTCGGGATTCTATATAATTGGATTATGGTACTTACGTCAAGCGATCGATTTCAGAGGCCCTTAAAGGTATGGAGAAAGTCGCGGAACATATTAACGAAATGCAAAGGATTCACGAGGAATACGGAGCTATTTTCGATCATCTCTTCAGGCAACATCAAAAATCCTGCAAACAGGTTAATAAAGCGATTTTACGATTACAATAATACCACCAGGTGGGTCTCTATATGCATCATCTACTTTCTCTAGCCGATCGATTTGAGTCCTGGAGATCTTTTGTATTATGGCGGCGTCGAGTGGCTAAATATTTCGGACTTTCttggaaagataaagaaaggctTGGAATTGCACGCCATGTGTTTCGTTTTCAAATCCGCTGTCGTGTTCCTGTGTAAGGAGAGAttaagacaaaagaaaaagctcatggtaatatatatatttaacgcgcacacacatatatatatacatatgtagacgTTTATGcgaatgatttaataaaaatttaccgAATAATCTCTAGGGAGTTTCCACGAAAGCGAATTCCAGCGAGGTAGAAATAATCCGCTATCAAGTTTTGATTCCTGTCACCGAAGTTCAAGTAAGAGCCAGTTCCGCGAAAGATATGGAATCGCATTTCCTATGGGAATTGATACATCTCAGAAGTCAATTACAGAGAAGATCGGAAAAAGTATATGTACTTTCCAACAGGTACGACTCCGAGTTTAAAATCGCTTTGCGATTTATAACTTATATCCGATATAACGATCTTGTCGGTGTTATTTTTGGAAGTAATATTGTACTCTTTCAGTACGACGGAATTTAGAAACGCGTTCCTAAAAACGATTCGACAAATCATACGAGAATCGGTCCGAAATATGAGCATTCCTTCGACGAAACAAAATCTGAACCAACCACCGATGACGATCGCACCTCGAATGTCGACCGGCCAcgtagaaaaatttgaaaagcaAGCGGTTCAGGTACAAGGTCAAAACGGTAATGGTAACACGATAGTAACTACGGGAACGTTGTCGAAAAAAGCTATAAAACAACAATTGTTAAGCAATTCGCACAATGCCAAGCGAAAGTACAGTCATTCTAAACAATCTGTGGAGCATGAGAGTTCGGAAGACAAGGATATGGAGGAACCAGTTATAAGTCAACAACAGATAATCTTTCGTACGAGAAGCAAGACCATAAGCGATACTTCAGGTAAAGTACGAATTCTTTCAACTGTCTACTTTGAATTGTCGAATGATGTCGTCATACTCGAATTTAGGCGAAGTAAAAGTTGAAATGGACTCGGGGACAAAATCGGAAGGGGAGGAAGACTCTCAAGCTTTTTTAGGCGAGAAGAAGACTAATCTGGGCCGTACACCGAATCATTTAACACTGAGCACTACTTCGACCATTTCCGCAGGAAGTACTGGCAGCCAAGCCAGGCTCATTCAGTCTTCTCACCAGCCAGAGAATTATCAACCCATTACAGTAAAAGAGCTTGGTAAGACACTCGGTAATACATTACCTTCGATATATACAGATGTATGTTAATGACATACCTCGTATAGGTTCGCCAATTTGGAAGCCCCGAGAATTACCGTCGCTCGGCGAGGCGACGACGTTACCAAGAAAGGGTAAGTCGGCCAGCGAGTTCACGGACATGACCTCGAGCCACAGCGCCTCACGGAAATCTCTCATAGAGATCAGCAATTGTGCTCAACaatctaattttaataatcacgTTTAAGTTTCAAACGTCAGGGACTAACTCGTTAAATAAAGTATCCGTTAAGTTCgaattatcgaacgaacgatgacTCTACTAATGCATAAGGCCAGACGACGACAAGTAAAAggggtagaaagaaaaagaaagagaaagagagagagagagaacgagagcgaGGGGCTGATAATAAGAAAGGCTAAGAAACACACGTTATCACCAAGGCTAATTAGCGTGTGATTTAATTTAGAAATCTCGCTCGCCGCCCACGCGGTACgcataaacgaaacgaaacgaaaacgaaatccgctcctcctcctcctcctcctcctcctcctcctcctcctcctcctcctcctacatCGTGGTAcgtattccttctttttctcattttgtcTTCCAAGTAACAACGACGTTGTGTCGTCGGCCATCTCACAATGCGGTACGATCTTCGCTATTCCCCAAAATACGTATCACATTTGCGCGACATAAAATGTCCGACATTGTGTCGCGTACACGTACGTATTGAAATA
The window above is part of the Vespula pensylvanica isolate Volc-1 chromosome 16, ASM1446617v1, whole genome shotgun sequence genome. Proteins encoded here:
- the LOC122634797 gene encoding protein still life, isoform SIF type 1 isoform X4; translation: MGNKLSCSCAPLIRKAYRYEDSPWQTGARGGIGGGGGRRGDTGHLLRCGSLRERKRLWAEVFHVSASGAGTVKWQQVSEDLVPVNITCIQDSPECVFHITAYNSQVDKILDVRLVQPGTRIGQASDCFVYWKDTMTNDTWGLNFTSPIDAKQFRECCSPSFKISRKASSSYSLKLEPPNKQKIKTRRKPVSTPASPSRSREPQCTCMPPEQFARLRNQDARYRGSCGASTLPRTMARSTEMEMTPGREKITAATSSASLYDNVNNANATPGKTPKGSEASKPKEKQNETCQTTPKTANVGIGTVTVGSQIDSPEEKGSTISPKKSQKNQDTSTQQNGTETLKSEGTQAGGTLQNKTLRKEQLHQTRSVDYTELEMQNGNIFNIVNNNNTGRKLKSKSTDDMRIENAQNGGISLDSNTLKRMLKPMSSIDSPVTSPEMTRKRHSHHNYHYHPSNNNQKYVMQEAENENYSHPYRAPYNNKFQASRSVHDMGQQYPGDMSPPSDNVIFDNQCYATTPSSSNGNSDMEQPNHCNSRRCNSGQTYQQQNMQSVSTPGSPTSRLLLEYERHLRNTLAKGMDAESYSLRTFEALLTQSMENLELAENIPLNVQRTPHVSRRRLSSNKSSTLPLSYRYCTERQNSKDRDGYYSDRNEIIREKREREVDRDRGYLSDYNSRCASCIGESARAQWFRHSDGWQSGSSTLGSGASSSINPGYSSHKRESPWDSLPSLRHEGSLNDSGYKSNRTDSLEQRGTFDRQDSVRSDYMSDRDGRYGIVQQASLESTDSRLCYLTSSEMSDDDRMSLTTAVSDDDDGESVINSPYRGKQTGTAAASFNCTGAVRKAGFLSVKKWLLRKKHQIELARKRGWKGYWVCLKGTTLLFYPCDSQESRAMEAAPKHLIIVDGAIMQPIPEHPKRDYIFCLSTAFGDAYLFQAPCQVELENWVNSIHSACAAAFARHRGKTGTLHLLQEEIFRLEKAIESDHKMKHMADLQQSVVSDVETKQQINNQIVQWEENLERLHCEQFRLRCYMASLQSGELPNPKSLLTHVSRATKQTLNKLGVFTVSSFHAFICARSPSLLNNLLAGRGATKRRPPLLSRSNSGSSRRSLQISSRDEEKTVKVSVPDNQLVSVFLRDAMTVEEFLASACNRKNLNPMEHFVRVKKRRDMEDHNYFVPHRTDLIETYLHTHEIVEVCAKILYQVELQRNTLEQMWGFSVEAELIENSDRQDELCCYVSRVEDKSVAMQNGIIKGDEIMVINGAIVSDLDMMYLESVLQEEVGLCMMMRSSRTEPPDLTGIMRVTDDIIESLVCPPPPSDPPVISEEMISGLIVPAPGWSKESLMQECTTTSHIENGKQTSRTNSFEIENLLKTAEQVTGICRSPGETRKSSPTGSVVSSHSQALTPSRQLSDAEKLKKVILELIETERTYVKNLNNLLENYLEPLKRETFLSNAEINALFGNIQEIVTFQRQFLQNLDHAIEMEADFNSFDHPSQFKGVLFSIGSAFLYYVNHFKLYSSFCASHSKAQKVLHPNEGNQALQEFLQARNPRQQHSSTLESYLIKPIQRILKYPLLLQQLRNLTDERSEEHQHLIEALKGMEKVAEHINEMQRIHEEYGAIFDHLFRQHQKSCKQPIDLSPGDLLYYGGVEWLNISDFLGKIKKGLELHAMCFVFKSAVVFLCKERLRQKKKLMGVSTKANSSEVEIIRYQVLIPVTEVQVRASSAKDMESHFLWELIHLRSQLQRRSEKVYVLSNSTTEFRNAFLKTIRQIIRESVRNMSIPSTKQNLNQPPMTIAPRMSTGHVEKFEKQAVQVQGQNGNGNTIVTTGTLSKKAIKQQLLSNSHNAKRKYSHSKQSVEHESSEDKDMEEPVISQQQIIFRTRSKTISDTSGEVKVEMDSGTKSEGEEDSQAFLGEKKTNLGRTPNHLTLSTTSTISAGSTGSQARLIQSSHQPENYQPITVKELGSPIWKPRELPSLGEATTLPRKGKSASEFTDMTSSHSASRKSLIEISNCAQQSNFNNHV